Within Conger conger chromosome 3, fConCon1.1, whole genome shotgun sequence, the genomic segment ATACTTCTTCAGGATGGTGTTCTTGGTGCTGAGGTAGAGCGGCCAGCCCTTGGTCAGGCCCATCTGGAAGGAGCTGTGGGCGAAGTCTCGGATCGACTGGTCCGTGTTGTACATCCCCAGGGCCACGCCCCCCGTGCCTGAGGAGACACCCCATTGGCTCACACGCTGGCTTCATATGTCACGCTCAGCTATGAACTTTCAGCAAATTCATTCAAAAGGGCAGAGCAAGCTGTACAGCAGCCAAGACATTGGGTGCAGTATATGTATCAGAGTTCACATTGTGCAATGTTTGCCCAGACAAGGGGggaaagaaataaaacagatttACCAAGACTGGGTAAATCAGCCCTTATGCATTCTGTACTTTCACAATCCCTGCCTTTAAGGGCCAGTTAGCGCTTTACATCCAGAATACCGAGAGAATGCAGGGCCTGTTCATTTCACCCTTTGATGAGTAGGTTTTTCTTCTCAAAATTCTATGTCagggttctagaactccactgctttcaatttgccagcagtgactgtgacatcagcattagagtgttctCCTCAGGACATTCTAACCGtagctgtgacctcacaccttaacgGGGTTAAGACCAGAGAGTTCTGTGACCGTGGAAGAATGCAGTGTAGAGGCAGGGGAACGGGGTCCCGGGCTTGTGTACCTTCAAAGTCGTGGACGACGTACGTGACGGGGTCCCCAACCTTTGGGGTGTAGGTCATCTCCACCCTCCCCGGGCCAGGCACCACAAAATCTGTGGCCTTGTACTGTGGGAGAAAATACCAGCGTTACTAATGCTGAGGGCAAACAGCACCATCTGGTGCTGTACCTggtcctcactcactcactcactcactcactcactcactcactcactcactcactcactcactcactcactcactcactcactcactcactcactcacactcactccctcactcacacacacacacacacactcacacactcacacacacacacacacacacactcacacacacacacactcacactcacacacacacacacactcacacacacacacacacacacacctggtctcCGTGCGCGTGTCGGCCGATGATGATGGGCTTGACCCAGCCGGTCACCAGGCGGGGGATGTTCCGGCAGACGATGGCCTCGCGGAACACGGTCCCGCCCAGGATGTTCCGGATGGTGCCGTTGGGCGACCTCCACATGGCCTTGAGGCCGAACTCGCGCACGCGCGCCTCGTCGGGGGTGATGGTGGCGCACTTCACCCCCACGCCGTGCCGCCGAACGGCCTCCGCCGCCTCCACGGTCACGCGGTCGTCCGTGGCGTCGCGGTTCTCCATGCCCAGGTCAAAGCTGTCGACGCAACGCGGCCGTTTCAATTCACTCATGaatgatttttccctttttctcccaatttggtctgatccaattagagttcaaatgccccctggagcaatgcattacattacattacattattggcatttggcagacgctcttatccagagcaacatacagttgattagactaagcaggagacaatcctcccccggagcaatgcagggttaagggccttgctcaagggcccaacggctgtgtggatcttattgtggtcacactggggatcgaaccgtcagccttgcgtgtcccagtcatttaccttaaccactacgctacaggccgccccaatgcGGGGCTAAGGGCCCTGATCAACACCGGGTGGGTCAACATTGTGACGACACctgggcttgagccaccaaccttcttggtggttcaagtcatgtgccttagccactccaggaccagggcagtaaagggtaaatggttggaatttatatagcgcctttatccattctcatttacccattcacacacacactcacacaccaacagcaattggctgccatgtgaggcaccaaccagctcgtcaggagcatttgggggttaggtgtcttcctcagggacacttcgacacacccagggcgggattgaaccggcaaccctccgactgctcttaccgcctgagccaatgttgtaCAACAGGAAAGGGCAAAGTACAAAGACATCATTATAATATTCTAGCTATGGGTGTTTGGTTTCTTTACAGTTCCACGGGTTGGgtcattaaacatttaaacggGTCATTATAAAACCATTCCTGCTCTTAATAACACATACTGTGTCCTCTTAAATGATCTACATCCTTTTTAAAGaagaatttataaaataaatacaattatgagCTACACTGTTTACTTAAAAAAATGGGACAATTACGTTCTTTTATATGAACACAATTGCTCAGAGACAAAGATTTTGTTTCAATAAATGatattctctcccccccccaaaataatcCATACAATAATAGTCGACTTTATTAAAAAGGATgacattatattaaaaataaaaacccaggaCAATTTCCTTTCAAATGTACACACAGGCCCATCCTTTAACATGCCGTTTGCAAAACCAGGACTTCTCAGCCTCCCTGTGCCTGTGTCCTACTGATATGACTTTCCTCTTTCACAGTAGCAGCCTGGACTAACCCTGGGAGAGAAAGCTCGATGTGGTTTCTTcgccctcaacagcaccctgagGGCAGACAGCCTTGTTTTGCTCGATGTTACCACTGAAGCGAACTCCGTTCTCCCCTCCAAACTGAGAGCTctttaccttacattacatgtaatttggcagacgcttttatccaaagcgacttacagttgatttagactaagcaggagacaatcctcccctggagcaatgcagggttaagggccttgctcaagggcccaacggctgtgtggatctcattgtggctacaccggggatcaaaccaccgaccttactggtcccagtcatgtagttaaccactacgctacaggccgccctgaagTGAAGGGTATACCCTTATATCAGTTATATACCCTTATATCCCTATATCAGTTATACCCTCTAAACTGAGAGCTGGTACAATGGACCCATTTCATTTAAGATTGCCAATCGCACCAACCACAGCACCAAACCCGCCGGGAGTCAGAGCTGCCGTATATCAGGCTGCtctctttttaaatgttttccccTCCTGATTGATTAGCAAACACACGGGCGCGAGATTACAACACGAGATTAGCCTTCTGACACGACCATCTGCCCCCAGGGTGCAGCTGAGAAACGGAGCTAACCGTAGATAAaggcgcactcgcgaacactcgcgaaatcgcgtactcgcgaacactcgcgaaatcgcggactcgcgaacactcgcgaaatcgcgcactcgagaacactcgcgaaatcgcggactcgcgaacactcgcgaaatcgcgcactcgagaacactcgcgaaatcgcggactcgcgaacactcgcgaaatcgcgcactcgagaacactcgcgaaatcgcgaacacacCGGGAATCCGGCCAGGACACCGGCGTGACACCGGGACTTCAGGCAAGATGTGTGCTCACGCGTTAAATATCCACCGCCAAGAGCGTTTCCTGCGGAACGCCGCTGACTCCTGGGAGATTTCCTCCCCGCAGGTGTCGACAGCGCACGTCACGGTGCGCAGATCTGTGCCAAACACAGCTGTGAAGCGTCGCCCTGCAGGGCACAACTTTAATTAATcaggtgatgtcactgctgtggTAATTAGGAATAGTCATGGTAGCTGACTGCATTTCCCTGAGACCTTtcccccactcccctccctcccctcccacccccacaccgCTTCAATAAAATGGAGGCTTGTGAGTTCACTTCTAAATGTGGGCCAGAATGTATAATCTGTATTAAACATAACAACAAGAACTGACAGTCTGCAGGCAATGCAGAGATGTGGAACACCTTCGTAACTATGCTAAGATTAGCGTAGTCCAGAGAAGACTGCCGTTTTCAGATTCTGCACACATTCCAGAGGCCAACGCACAGAAACACCCCCCGCAGTCTGAAGTGACCTTGTCTGACCTTCGTCCACACACTGCATTCTTGTGTCGTCTCCCTGGAAACACGCCAAAGGACGTCGAGGTCCAACGagtgttcaaaataaatatccaGAGAGACTCAAAAGGATCAAATGCCGTGTGCTTAGCCTCAAGTTTAAACCCGCCAGAtcacagaactgcattacacCTGGAACGACAGCTTTCCAAACCTACGCAATAAGGATGAGTTGTTCCAGTGGTCTAGAGGTGTAAACCTGATGAGTAAACTCTAGCGTAGCTCACTGCATTTCATCCATTTTGTATTGATGGACACTAGACAAGCCTAGTTAGACTAGCTCTGTACTCAACAgggtttgagcagctcaagctgttttgaaacagctggtagctggattttacacccgGGTAGACTGAGGACTTCACCTAGCCCAGAGGGGAACCCTTTCAGTTTGAGATTAAGATGGACACTACACATTGCTGGGAGTTTAGGTGTCACCATCTTATCaccatttaaaatcattttcagatccacaaaagattttttaaatgcagtgcatcactgatttatttttagagtatcattttttttttttggcagagaCCGTAGGatataagaataaataaaaacactcccACATACCTGCAAGTGTATTACTGCGAGTACATAATGTGtgggagtgttttttttattttattcttagaacTTATTTTTCTCTCATCTCCACACACCTGTGATCGGTGGTGGCTGCTGAGCGGAAAATAAAACAGGGCTCAGAACTCCCAACTTTTCACCTGGTCGTGGGATTCCACCCGTTTTTGTTCGTTTTCCTGGATTAACACGAGTGGCAACGATCCGACTAATCCATCGGCAGGCAAACAAACAGCACAACCCTGCAATAAAGGCTaacaaacattattattattattattattgtcaaaaTGACCAAATTGGAGCGCTGCAGATCGTTGCCATGAATACGAATGCGgagaatgaacattttaaaatcatgtcaataaaatatgcagttttcaaatgcaaataagAATGAATGTATTCCTCCCCCCGAGTCTAATCGAGGAGAACTTGCTCTCGCTGATGGCACTCAGTTGACGGCATTGAGTAATTTGTGAGTTTATCGCTGTAATGTTAAATCAAGGAGATTGACTGCAAACCGGTCGAGACCGATAACGATTTCAAGTGGGACATTTCCGCTCTGTCGACCTCCATCACAGCAACCGCTGCTGCCCCGTGACCTTATGAATATATGCGTGCGCAAAGGAGCCTCGCTTGGAGACCGCAGCAAAACCGGAGACCGTTAAAAACGTGCTTTTACACAGGCAGGAACACGTCGACACCGAGACCACTGAGGAAACACGCGACCGCATAAACCAACCAacgaggtcaaaggtcaggcaACTATTATTCTATAGGTTCACAGTGCAACGTTCTGACCAATCAGGAGTGGGAAAGCTACTGCGTGTGATAACCGAGGCCATTACTCAGGATATTACTTTAGTGCTAAAACGCAGCAGGGCACCCACGTTAGTTATTATGTGCTACGCTAGCAAGTCACGCCACCTTTTCCCCAGATGTGATGCTTACTGTCTTTTGCATTTGCACGGTGAGTAAGTTACCAGGCCTGACGTGAACAGTGGACATGGAAATAAAAATTCATTACAAACTTGCAATCAAATTTCAAATTGATTTTTCAGACCGGATATTGTCCAGTCTGGACCCTTACAAGAAATTTGAAACTAttgtaaaactgaaatcttttcTGAAAGAAGCATATTCTGGCAATGTTGGGTCACATGtattgtctgcatgtgtgtgtgtgtgtgtgtggtggggggggagcaACATTTATATAGCCACAAACTGAGCCCACTGAtacgattaaaaaaaataaaataaaaaaaaacctgacatCCTGCTCCAAAACTGGAACAGTAACCCTACCAAGCAGAGGAAGTGGGACACATGATGAGTTAACATGCCCACTGTTGTGGCCCTTCTCCACCGCTGTAGCACACCGCACAGCGCCGTGAAACCCAGATCACGGGTTCCGGTCCCCATTGCCAGCAGAAGCACACCTCATGCAATCGCACGGAAAGCAAATCTCCTCCAGAGAGGTGCCGGGAACTAGGGGGCGGAGCTGGCGGTCCTGCCCGTTGCTGATTGGACACAGCAGCCAGAGGGCGGGGCGCTCACCTGTGCAGCTCCATCTGGACGTAGGGGAAGATGAGTTTCTCCTTGATGAGCTCCCAGATCACCCTGGTCATCTCGTCCCCCTGCATCTCCACCACGGGGCCCGCCTGGATCTTCTGGGACATCTCTGCGCCTAAAACAGACACGGGtccaataatttgttatttagtcgATGTGTTTATCCAATTGACctacagttgactaagcaggggacaaagcTGCCCTGGTGCAAAATGAGCTGTGTGGATCGTGTCAttgctacaccagggcttgaaccactaacctccTGGGTCCTAGTcaatcaccttagccactaggctacaggctgccccaaattGTGACTACACACTTTTTGGTCGGTGGTTAGAGTGCCCCTTTGACAGACTTTTGGCTGCTTGTCTTTGTATCCTCAAATATAACACTTTTAAAGCTGAGCTACAAGACTAGGCAGTGGAGGGAATTATTCAAAGAATCCACCAAGCAATTCTACCGGTCAACATTATATTACTGTATCTACTTAGTTGTAGGCTTACCGGCAATCAAGTGTGCTTTCAAAAGTTACTGTAGCAGACTTGTGGCATAGATACAGTTGCGACATTTGATGCATTCAATCGTGGGAACAATGTTAACATCAACGGGAACATTTATACAAGGGAAAATGTAGTTGCAAACTGTTGCATAACACAAAACATAACTCCCGCGATCACGAATCATGATATATTGCGAAACTATGCTGAAGAGTGGACAATATAAGGAGAAAGTAGGTGAAAGTTAAGGAAAATATTAAACAGCAATACGTAATTTCAAACACTACCGTTTTAAATTGTATGAAACAATTATACATTTGACTACAATTCTCGACAAACAAGAAAAAACGAAAACTGTTTCACTCATCAATATTTCTTCAAGTACATCACTTAGACTAGTTTTGCTTAGTGTCAGAAGAGGAAACAATTTGAGGCATCAGACAAAAGGGATTACTGATACGTCGAGATCATGCAAGTGTAGTTAGTATATGCTGCAAGGCAGTTAAAATTCACCGTAACTAACGCCTATTGTACCTCAGTTACCTTTGTGTAACAACGAGAATTAATGTTCGTGGAGTGGATGGACGGTTGGATGGTTGGATGGTTGGTTGGATGGTTGGATGGTTGTGAAGGTAGGCTACTTGTCCGGTTCTGAACGGATCTTCAAAGCTCTTTTCCCGTCTCTTGGCAGCGGCAGTTGCATTTAAATAGAGGCGTACCTCTTCCTTCGACTAAACATCCATTCGCTTCGCCGAGACAGTcgcccagccaatcagggaaAACCAGGAAACCCGTACAACCAATACAGGGAGCCCACCTCTATCAGCACCGATACATGGCCGGGATTATGTGATACATACACTGCTGCTTCTGTGACCCGAATGAATTCCAGCTACACTGTATACAGCCCGTGCGTTGCCGTGCACTTGTTTGTCGTTCTGGACACCCGGAGTTATCAACAATTTGCTTATTATTGGTTGTAGCCTATCTTGCATGCAGATATACTAATCGGCCTGCGTGTTAGGCCTGCCGAGTTAGCGAAACATAGCTTGCCATAGTTTATTAATTTAGGCATGTAGCCTAGGTACAAATTGCCAATTATTTTCACATACGTAGCTCACTTGCAAAAAAATGCTTACTGACCTCCGAAGCGCAGGCGATGAGCCGCATTGAGCATTTCCGTTACGATTCTGGAGGAGAGGGACGATTAACTTTTCAACTCTTGTCTCCTTAAAATGTGTGTAGTCATAGGGGTAGGGAACCGTTTAGAAGTAGTCCCGTCTTAGCAAACTATTTCCAGCTAAATTAACTGTTTCTACGCCCTCGTAACTATGCTCAGATATACTCGCGAGCCGTGACCGCAATAGCAACGTCGTGTCTTGCCTTTTCGCGAAAGAAAAACACCTCTCCTATCTGCACACTGCAGTTATATCTACAGACCCGTGCTGTCATTCTGGGTCTGCGGTCCGCAGTCATGCCCAATTAAGACGACCGGTTCTTACTCCGGCATATTCATTTTACAACACACAGTACTTCGGATGTCGTGTTAGAATAATCACTACACTGACAGTCGTAATGTTATTATGTTTCCTGCTCAGCGAACTCATTACAAGGAGCAGCCAGCcgtttaaatgaataaaatatcttccaaaaaatatgaatatttagtTTCCCAATGAATCGCATGCATATTTCAGTTCACAAAGGGGCGCTGTGCACATAGCCCAGTGCACTTGGTGGAATAAGGCCGTTATGTCACAGGATAATTTTATGACAATGTAGTGCTGACAGAATCAGACTATGTGTGATGGAAAATTTTGATACTAAGCTGTACCCTAGTCCTTGTCAACTGTGTGCCACGGGGTTTTTGAGTTGAGTCCCACTCCACTTCCTGCTCTGTACTCCTCAAGCAGGACAtatttttggcatttttttttttttgttacataaagtggggtccaaaagtctgaggtCTGGGGTTTTCTTTCATATAATGATGAAagtaaacagaaacagctgaaagtt encodes:
- the idh1 gene encoding isocitrate dehydrogenase [NADP] cytoplasmic isoform X1, which encodes MPRISASVGAAFSQGAEMSQKIQAGPVVEMQGDEMTRVIWELIKEKLIFPYVQMELHSFDLGMENRDATDDRVTVEAAEAVRRHGVGVKCATITPDEARVREFGLKAMWRSPNGTIRNILGGTVFREAIVCRNIPRLVTGWVKPIIIGRHAHGDQYKATDFVVPGPGRVEMTYTPKVGDPVTYVVHDFEGTGGVALGMYNTDQSIRDFAHSSFQMGLTKGWPLYLSTKNTILKKYDGRFKDIFQEIYDKEYRGKFEEQGIWYEHRLIDDMVAQAMKSEGGFIWACKNYDGDVQSDSVAQGYGSLGMMTSVLICPDGRTVEAEAAHGTVTRHYRQHQQGKETSTNPIASIFAWTRGLAHRAELDQNAELRVFAQALEAVCIDTIEAGFMTKDLAACVKGLPNVTRSDYLNTFEFLDKLAENLKIKLSSQPKL
- the idh1 gene encoding isocitrate dehydrogenase [NADP] cytoplasmic isoform X3; the protein is MSQKIQAGPVVEMQGDEMTRVIWELIKEKLIFPYVQMELHSFDLGMENRDATDDRVTVEAAEAVRRHGVGVKCATITPDEARVREFGLKAMWRSPNGTIRNILGGTVFREAIVCRNIPRLVTGWVKPIIIGRHAHGDQYKATDFVVPGPGRVEMTYTPKVGDPVTYVVHDFEGTGGVALGMYNTDQSIRDFAHSSFQMGLTKGWPLYLSTKNTILKKYDGRFKDIFQEIYDKEYRGKFEEQGIWYEHRLIDDMVAQAMKSEGGFIWACKNYDGDVQSDSVAQGYGSLGMMTSVLICPDGRTVEAEAAHGTVTRHYRQHQQGKETSTNPIASIFAWTRGLAHRAELDQNAELRVFAQALEAVCIDTIEAGFMTKDLAACVKGLPNVTRSDYLNTFEFLDKLAENLKIKLSSQPKL
- the idh1 gene encoding isocitrate dehydrogenase [NADP] cytoplasmic isoform X2 encodes the protein MLNAAHRLRFGGAEMSQKIQAGPVVEMQGDEMTRVIWELIKEKLIFPYVQMELHSFDLGMENRDATDDRVTVEAAEAVRRHGVGVKCATITPDEARVREFGLKAMWRSPNGTIRNILGGTVFREAIVCRNIPRLVTGWVKPIIIGRHAHGDQYKATDFVVPGPGRVEMTYTPKVGDPVTYVVHDFEGTGGVALGMYNTDQSIRDFAHSSFQMGLTKGWPLYLSTKNTILKKYDGRFKDIFQEIYDKEYRGKFEEQGIWYEHRLIDDMVAQAMKSEGGFIWACKNYDGDVQSDSVAQGYGSLGMMTSVLICPDGRTVEAEAAHGTVTRHYRQHQQGKETSTNPIASIFAWTRGLAHRAELDQNAELRVFAQALEAVCIDTIEAGFMTKDLAACVKGLPNVTRSDYLNTFEFLDKLAENLKIKLSSQPKL